One Primulina huaijiensis isolate GDHJ02 chromosome 8, ASM1229523v2, whole genome shotgun sequence genomic region harbors:
- the LOC140982663 gene encoding uncharacterized protein isoform X5, with protein sequence MASTSNSKRMMEDDDEEKEFEHFDDFTLASSWERFISEIEAVCRQWKADGPKNLLIKDAVQTDILKDLYKVKSEFKYAMKSYCMEYYFHTSNNGKVIDWNQPLHDLQLSFGVKEFLVIALQSASGVVLDAPEASKLLSAVAIALSNCSCLWPAFVPVHDPSRKAYIGIQNMGTVFTRRFEADRIGSQVPIKLMHLEGLYELFISKFAYTAVDLSMHHFEVQLKMKLTYRTPVYVEEDEVQEFEAEGTESGESLKSDKHGKIQWDDDCPWSQWYTAEDPVKGFQLLAVWSEITAESSLDMAELENASPLEADKWFLNPNLSQNIGVSAGNTIGFASQLRLLVRALKMSLDAQFVEDFVSGSETLKSSEAVPPPTVLDRMLKNLFHEGAQLDFSLGEHRNSRAVKGAALESLFAQFCLHALWFGNCSKHAIAVLWMEFVREVRSCWEESQPLPRMPVNGTINLSTCLINQKLHMLAICINKKPRQDRGNDVSGSGDSDTVHEDILVPRDFSSSHDVDEGVERKKDRKHSSGVPVPMMLLKSCKSMHGPITQDPPPMTEDMHEERQQAAQVLGDSFNFSAQLEKDILASDMSAFKAANPDAVFEDFIRWHSLKDWENHVNIEHNQVSPSNANRGSTVKWPPCGRLSERMSDHGNLWRKIWNEAQPLHASEQKPLLDPNREGEKVLQYLETLKPHQLLPQIICTAFRAAADTLNQTSFGDLKHMTTKIGQLYITMGSMLKHLLTHDIIGDDGIEDLTRLCTTFEHIEKLILLAASLHHKFLQSPHLAQAIFNDCYNYYLPQMGTGSAQGDTQKDFDKKQQIRSHDRHAVVNMFPPPTENQSWRKVLSMGNLLNGHEPILREVIFLKRDRVEGSYYAAGTPKVYQQDVETYRMYVCATSNDLGVALAVASCD encoded by the exons ATGGCGTCAACCAGCAATTCAAAACGCatgatggaggatgatgatgaagaaaagga GTTTGAGCATTTTGATGACTTTACTCTCGCATCTTCATGGGAAAG GTTCATTTCTGAAATAGAAGCTGTGTGTCGACAATGGAAAGCTGATGGTCCAAAGAATCTATTG ATAAAGGATGCTGTTCAAACCGATATATTGAAGGATTTGTACAAGGTTAAATCCGAGTTCAAGTATGCTATGAAAAGCTATTGCATGGAGTACTATTTCCACACAAGCAATAATG GTAAAGTCATTGACTGGAATCAACCTTTACATGATTTGCAACTATCGTTTGGGGTGAAGGAGTTTTTG GTGATTGCTCTGCAAAGTGCAAGTGGTGTGGTTCTCGATGCACCAGAGGCTAGCAAACTTTTGAGTGCAGTTGCCATTGCTTTGTCCAATTGTTCGTG CCTGTGGCCAGCATTTGTTCCAGTTCATGATCCTTCACGCAAAGCCTATATTGGTATTCAAAATATGGGAACGGTTTTTACTAGAAGATTTGAAGCTGACCGCATTGGTAGCCAAGTTCCAATAAAGCTTATGCATTTGGAAGGATTATATGAGCTATTCATCTCTAAATTT GCCTATACTGCTGTGGACTTGTCAATGCATCATTTTGAAGTCCAATTGAAGATGAAGTTAACCTACAGAACCCCTGTATATGTTGAGGAAGACGAAGTGCAAGAATTTGAAGCCGAGGGCACAGAATCCGGTGAAAGTCTTAAGAGTGACAAACATGGGAAAATCCAATGGGATGATGATTGTCCTTGGAGTCAGTGGTACACAGCGGAGGACCCAGTCAAAG GATTTCAACTGCTTGCAGTATGGTCTGAGATAACAGCAGAAAGTTCTCTGGATATGGCTGAATTGGAAAATGCCTCTCCTTTGGAAGCTGATAAGTGGTTCTTGAATCCAAATCTTTCCCAAAATAT TGGTGTTTCGGCTGGAAACACCATTGGATTTGCATCACAGCTGCGCCTTCTGGTTAGGGCATTGAAAATGTCACTGGATGCTCAATTTGTGGAAGATTTTGTGTCAG GTTCTGAAACTTTGAAGTCATCAGAAGCTGTGCCTCCCCCAACAGTTCTTGATCGGATGCTAAAAAATCTATTTCATGAAG GAGCTCAATTAGATTTTTCTTTGGGGGAGCATAGAAATTCGCGAGCTGTTAAAGGCGCTGCTCTTGAATCGTTATTTGCACAGTTCTGTTTACATGCCCTTTGGTTTGGAAATTGTAGTAAACATG CAATAGCGGTACTCTGGATGGAGTTTGTAAGGGAGGTTCGTTCGTGTTGGGAAGAATCACAGCCACTTCCAAGAATGCCAGTCAATGGCACAATCAACTTATCTACCTGCTTGATTAATCAGAAATTGCACATG CTTGCAATATGCATCAATAAGAAACCTCGACAAGATAGAGGGAATGATGTTTCTGGAAGTGGTGATTCTGATACTGTTCAT GAAGATATTTTGGTTCCTAGGGATTTTTCTTCTTCTCACGATGTTGATGAAGGCGttgaaaggaaaaaagacaG AAAGCATTCAAGTGGAGTTCCTGTGCCTATGATGCTTTTGAAATCATGCAAGAGTATGCATGGTCCAATAACACAG GATCCACCTCCTATGACTGAAGATATGCATGAAGAACGACAACAGGCTGCTCAAGTCTTGGGTGATTCATTT AATTTCTCTGCTCAACTTGAGAAAGATATCCTGGCATCAG ATATGTCTGCATTCAAGGCTGCTAATCCAGATGCCGTCTTTGAAGATTTCATTCGGTGGCATTCACTAAAAGATTGGGAAAATCATGTTAATATTGAACACAATCAAGTGTCTCCAAGTAATGCAAATCGAGGTTCAACAGTCAAGTGGCCTCCTTGTGGAAGACTATCAGAGCGAATGTCAGATCATGGGAACTTGTGGAGAAAGATCTGGAATGAAGCTCAGCCTTTACATGCCTCCGAACAAAAGCCTCTGCTAGATCCAAATAGAGAAGGAGAAAAG GTTCTTCAATATTTGGAGACACTGAAACCGCACCAACTGCTTCCACAAATAATCTGTACTGCCTTCAGAGCAGCAGCTGACACTCTTAATCAGACTTCATTTGGTGACTTAAAGCACATGACCACAAAAATTGGACAGTTGTACATAACCATGGGATCGATGCTAAAACATCTTCTAA CGCATGATATAATTGGTGATGATGGCATAGAAGACCTCACACGATTGTGTACGACCTTTGAACACATTGAGAAGTTAATTTTACTTGCAGCATCTCTTCACCACAAATTCTTGCAATCCCCACACCTTGCACAAGCAATTTTCAACGATTGCTACAATTACTATCTCCCTCAAATGGGAACTGGTTCTGCACAAGGTGATACTCAGAAG GATTTTGACAAGAAGCAACAAATAAGATCACACGACAGACATGCGGTCGTCAACATGTTCCCTCCACCAACTGAAAACCAGTCGTGGAGGAAAGTTTTGAGCATGGGAAATCTCCTCAATGGCCACGAACCGATCTTGAGGGaggtaatttttttgaaacGCGATCGAGTCGAGGGAAGCTACTATGCTGCAGGTACGCCTAAAGTTTATCAACAAGATGTTGAGACATACAGAATGTATGTATGTGCAACCTCAAATGATCTTGGTGTAGCTCTTGCTGTTGCCTCTTGTGACTAA
- the LOC140982663 gene encoding uncharacterized protein isoform X2 translates to MASTSNSKRMMEDDDEEKEFEHFDDFTLASSWERFISEIEAVCRQWKADGPKNLLIKDAVQTDILKDLYKVKSEFKYAMKSYCMEYYFHTSNNGKVIDWNQPLHDLQLSFGVKEFLVIALQSASGVVLDAPEASKLLSAVAIALSNCSCLWPAFVPVHDPSRKAYIGIQNMGTVFTRRFEADRIGSQVPIKLMHLEGLYELFISKFAYTAVDLSMHHFEVQLKMKLTYRTPVYVEEDEVQEFEAEGTESGESLKSDKHGKIQWDDDCPWSQWYTAEDPVKGFQLLAVWSEITAESSLDMAELENASPLEADKWFLNPNLSQNIGVSAGNTIGFASQLRLLVRALKMSLDAQFVEDFVSAAENSGSETLKSSEAVPPPTVLDRMLKNLFHEGAQLDFSLGEHRNSRAVKGAALESLFAQFCLHALWFGNCSKHAIAVLWMEFVREVRSCWEESQPLPRMPVNGTINLSTCLINQKLHMLAICINKKPRQDRGNDVSGSGDSDTVHEDILVPRDFSSSHDVDEGVERKKDRKHSSGVPVPMMLLKSCKSMHGPITQDPPPMTEDMHEERQQAAQVLGDSFNFSAQLEKDILASDMSAFKAANPDAVFEDFIRWHSLKDWENHVNIEHNQVSPSNANRGSTVKWPPCGRLSERMSDHGNLWRKIWNEAQPLHASEQKPLLDPNREGEKVLQYLETLKPHQLLPQIICTAFRAAADTLNQTSFGDLKHMTTKIGQLYITMGSMLKHLLTHDIIGDDGIEDLTRLCTTFEHIEKLILLAASLHHKFLQSPHLAQAIFNDCYNYYLPQMGTGSAQGDTQKDFDKKQQIRSHDRHAVVNMFPPPTENQSWRKVLSMGNLLNGHEPILREVIFLKRDRVEGSYYAAGTPKVYQQDVETYRMYVCATSNDLGVALAVASCD, encoded by the exons ATGGCGTCAACCAGCAATTCAAAACGCatgatggaggatgatgatgaagaaaagga GTTTGAGCATTTTGATGACTTTACTCTCGCATCTTCATGGGAAAG GTTCATTTCTGAAATAGAAGCTGTGTGTCGACAATGGAAAGCTGATGGTCCAAAGAATCTATTG ATAAAGGATGCTGTTCAAACCGATATATTGAAGGATTTGTACAAGGTTAAATCCGAGTTCAAGTATGCTATGAAAAGCTATTGCATGGAGTACTATTTCCACACAAGCAATAATG GTAAAGTCATTGACTGGAATCAACCTTTACATGATTTGCAACTATCGTTTGGGGTGAAGGAGTTTTTG GTGATTGCTCTGCAAAGTGCAAGTGGTGTGGTTCTCGATGCACCAGAGGCTAGCAAACTTTTGAGTGCAGTTGCCATTGCTTTGTCCAATTGTTCGTG CCTGTGGCCAGCATTTGTTCCAGTTCATGATCCTTCACGCAAAGCCTATATTGGTATTCAAAATATGGGAACGGTTTTTACTAGAAGATTTGAAGCTGACCGCATTGGTAGCCAAGTTCCAATAAAGCTTATGCATTTGGAAGGATTATATGAGCTATTCATCTCTAAATTT GCCTATACTGCTGTGGACTTGTCAATGCATCATTTTGAAGTCCAATTGAAGATGAAGTTAACCTACAGAACCCCTGTATATGTTGAGGAAGACGAAGTGCAAGAATTTGAAGCCGAGGGCACAGAATCCGGTGAAAGTCTTAAGAGTGACAAACATGGGAAAATCCAATGGGATGATGATTGTCCTTGGAGTCAGTGGTACACAGCGGAGGACCCAGTCAAAG GATTTCAACTGCTTGCAGTATGGTCTGAGATAACAGCAGAAAGTTCTCTGGATATGGCTGAATTGGAAAATGCCTCTCCTTTGGAAGCTGATAAGTGGTTCTTGAATCCAAATCTTTCCCAAAATAT TGGTGTTTCGGCTGGAAACACCATTGGATTTGCATCACAGCTGCGCCTTCTGGTTAGGGCATTGAAAATGTCACTGGATGCTCAATTTGTGGAAGATTTTGTGTCAG CTGCTGAAAACTCAGGTTCTGAAACTTTGAAGTCATCAGAAGCTGTGCCTCCCCCAACAGTTCTTGATCGGATGCTAAAAAATCTATTTCATGAAG GAGCTCAATTAGATTTTTCTTTGGGGGAGCATAGAAATTCGCGAGCTGTTAAAGGCGCTGCTCTTGAATCGTTATTTGCACAGTTCTGTTTACATGCCCTTTGGTTTGGAAATTGTAGTAAACATG CAATAGCGGTACTCTGGATGGAGTTTGTAAGGGAGGTTCGTTCGTGTTGGGAAGAATCACAGCCACTTCCAAGAATGCCAGTCAATGGCACAATCAACTTATCTACCTGCTTGATTAATCAGAAATTGCACATG CTTGCAATATGCATCAATAAGAAACCTCGACAAGATAGAGGGAATGATGTTTCTGGAAGTGGTGATTCTGATACTGTTCAT GAAGATATTTTGGTTCCTAGGGATTTTTCTTCTTCTCACGATGTTGATGAAGGCGttgaaaggaaaaaagacaG AAAGCATTCAAGTGGAGTTCCTGTGCCTATGATGCTTTTGAAATCATGCAAGAGTATGCATGGTCCAATAACACAG GATCCACCTCCTATGACTGAAGATATGCATGAAGAACGACAACAGGCTGCTCAAGTCTTGGGTGATTCATTT AATTTCTCTGCTCAACTTGAGAAAGATATCCTGGCATCAG ATATGTCTGCATTCAAGGCTGCTAATCCAGATGCCGTCTTTGAAGATTTCATTCGGTGGCATTCACTAAAAGATTGGGAAAATCATGTTAATATTGAACACAATCAAGTGTCTCCAAGTAATGCAAATCGAGGTTCAACAGTCAAGTGGCCTCCTTGTGGAAGACTATCAGAGCGAATGTCAGATCATGGGAACTTGTGGAGAAAGATCTGGAATGAAGCTCAGCCTTTACATGCCTCCGAACAAAAGCCTCTGCTAGATCCAAATAGAGAAGGAGAAAAG GTTCTTCAATATTTGGAGACACTGAAACCGCACCAACTGCTTCCACAAATAATCTGTACTGCCTTCAGAGCAGCAGCTGACACTCTTAATCAGACTTCATTTGGTGACTTAAAGCACATGACCACAAAAATTGGACAGTTGTACATAACCATGGGATCGATGCTAAAACATCTTCTAA CGCATGATATAATTGGTGATGATGGCATAGAAGACCTCACACGATTGTGTACGACCTTTGAACACATTGAGAAGTTAATTTTACTTGCAGCATCTCTTCACCACAAATTCTTGCAATCCCCACACCTTGCACAAGCAATTTTCAACGATTGCTACAATTACTATCTCCCTCAAATGGGAACTGGTTCTGCACAAGGTGATACTCAGAAG GATTTTGACAAGAAGCAACAAATAAGATCACACGACAGACATGCGGTCGTCAACATGTTCCCTCCACCAACTGAAAACCAGTCGTGGAGGAAAGTTTTGAGCATGGGAAATCTCCTCAATGGCCACGAACCGATCTTGAGGGaggtaatttttttgaaacGCGATCGAGTCGAGGGAAGCTACTATGCTGCAGGTACGCCTAAAGTTTATCAACAAGATGTTGAGACATACAGAATGTATGTATGTGCAACCTCAAATGATCTTGGTGTAGCTCTTGCTGTTGCCTCTTGTGACTAA
- the LOC140982663 gene encoding uncharacterized protein isoform X1 — protein sequence MASTSNSKRMMEDDDEEKEFEHFDDFTLASSWERFISEIEAVCRQWKADGPKNLLIKDAVQTDILKDLYKVKSEFKYAMKSYCMEYYFHTSNNGKVIDWNQPLHDLQLSFGVKEFLVIALQSASGVVLDAPEASKLLSAVAIALSNCSCLWPAFVPVHDPSRKAYIGIQNMGTVFTRRFEADRIGSQVPIKLMHLEGLYELFISKFAYTAVDLSMHHFEVQLKMKLTYRTPVYVEEDEVQEFEAEGTESGESLKSDKHGKIQWDDDCPWSQWYTAEDPVKGFQLLAVWSEITAESSLDMAELENASPLEADKWFLNPNLSQNIGVSAGNTIGFASQLRLLVRALKMSLDAQFVEDFVSAAENSGSETLKSSEAVPPPTVLDRMLKNLFHEVAGAQLDFSLGEHRNSRAVKGAALESLFAQFCLHALWFGNCSKHAIAVLWMEFVREVRSCWEESQPLPRMPVNGTINLSTCLINQKLHMLAICINKKPRQDRGNDVSGSGDSDTVHEDILVPRDFSSSHDVDEGVERKKDRKHSSGVPVPMMLLKSCKSMHGPITQDPPPMTEDMHEERQQAAQVLGDSFNFSAQLEKDILASDMSAFKAANPDAVFEDFIRWHSLKDWENHVNIEHNQVSPSNANRGSTVKWPPCGRLSERMSDHGNLWRKIWNEAQPLHASEQKPLLDPNREGEKVLQYLETLKPHQLLPQIICTAFRAAADTLNQTSFGDLKHMTTKIGQLYITMGSMLKHLLTHDIIGDDGIEDLTRLCTTFEHIEKLILLAASLHHKFLQSPHLAQAIFNDCYNYYLPQMGTGSAQGDTQKDFDKKQQIRSHDRHAVVNMFPPPTENQSWRKVLSMGNLLNGHEPILREVIFLKRDRVEGSYYAAGTPKVYQQDVETYRMYVCATSNDLGVALAVASCD from the exons ATGGCGTCAACCAGCAATTCAAAACGCatgatggaggatgatgatgaagaaaagga GTTTGAGCATTTTGATGACTTTACTCTCGCATCTTCATGGGAAAG GTTCATTTCTGAAATAGAAGCTGTGTGTCGACAATGGAAAGCTGATGGTCCAAAGAATCTATTG ATAAAGGATGCTGTTCAAACCGATATATTGAAGGATTTGTACAAGGTTAAATCCGAGTTCAAGTATGCTATGAAAAGCTATTGCATGGAGTACTATTTCCACACAAGCAATAATG GTAAAGTCATTGACTGGAATCAACCTTTACATGATTTGCAACTATCGTTTGGGGTGAAGGAGTTTTTG GTGATTGCTCTGCAAAGTGCAAGTGGTGTGGTTCTCGATGCACCAGAGGCTAGCAAACTTTTGAGTGCAGTTGCCATTGCTTTGTCCAATTGTTCGTG CCTGTGGCCAGCATTTGTTCCAGTTCATGATCCTTCACGCAAAGCCTATATTGGTATTCAAAATATGGGAACGGTTTTTACTAGAAGATTTGAAGCTGACCGCATTGGTAGCCAAGTTCCAATAAAGCTTATGCATTTGGAAGGATTATATGAGCTATTCATCTCTAAATTT GCCTATACTGCTGTGGACTTGTCAATGCATCATTTTGAAGTCCAATTGAAGATGAAGTTAACCTACAGAACCCCTGTATATGTTGAGGAAGACGAAGTGCAAGAATTTGAAGCCGAGGGCACAGAATCCGGTGAAAGTCTTAAGAGTGACAAACATGGGAAAATCCAATGGGATGATGATTGTCCTTGGAGTCAGTGGTACACAGCGGAGGACCCAGTCAAAG GATTTCAACTGCTTGCAGTATGGTCTGAGATAACAGCAGAAAGTTCTCTGGATATGGCTGAATTGGAAAATGCCTCTCCTTTGGAAGCTGATAAGTGGTTCTTGAATCCAAATCTTTCCCAAAATAT TGGTGTTTCGGCTGGAAACACCATTGGATTTGCATCACAGCTGCGCCTTCTGGTTAGGGCATTGAAAATGTCACTGGATGCTCAATTTGTGGAAGATTTTGTGTCAG CTGCTGAAAACTCAGGTTCTGAAACTTTGAAGTCATCAGAAGCTGTGCCTCCCCCAACAGTTCTTGATCGGATGCTAAAAAATCTATTTCATGAAG TTGCAGGAGCTCAATTAGATTTTTCTTTGGGGGAGCATAGAAATTCGCGAGCTGTTAAAGGCGCTGCTCTTGAATCGTTATTTGCACAGTTCTGTTTACATGCCCTTTGGTTTGGAAATTGTAGTAAACATG CAATAGCGGTACTCTGGATGGAGTTTGTAAGGGAGGTTCGTTCGTGTTGGGAAGAATCACAGCCACTTCCAAGAATGCCAGTCAATGGCACAATCAACTTATCTACCTGCTTGATTAATCAGAAATTGCACATG CTTGCAATATGCATCAATAAGAAACCTCGACAAGATAGAGGGAATGATGTTTCTGGAAGTGGTGATTCTGATACTGTTCAT GAAGATATTTTGGTTCCTAGGGATTTTTCTTCTTCTCACGATGTTGATGAAGGCGttgaaaggaaaaaagacaG AAAGCATTCAAGTGGAGTTCCTGTGCCTATGATGCTTTTGAAATCATGCAAGAGTATGCATGGTCCAATAACACAG GATCCACCTCCTATGACTGAAGATATGCATGAAGAACGACAACAGGCTGCTCAAGTCTTGGGTGATTCATTT AATTTCTCTGCTCAACTTGAGAAAGATATCCTGGCATCAG ATATGTCTGCATTCAAGGCTGCTAATCCAGATGCCGTCTTTGAAGATTTCATTCGGTGGCATTCACTAAAAGATTGGGAAAATCATGTTAATATTGAACACAATCAAGTGTCTCCAAGTAATGCAAATCGAGGTTCAACAGTCAAGTGGCCTCCTTGTGGAAGACTATCAGAGCGAATGTCAGATCATGGGAACTTGTGGAGAAAGATCTGGAATGAAGCTCAGCCTTTACATGCCTCCGAACAAAAGCCTCTGCTAGATCCAAATAGAGAAGGAGAAAAG GTTCTTCAATATTTGGAGACACTGAAACCGCACCAACTGCTTCCACAAATAATCTGTACTGCCTTCAGAGCAGCAGCTGACACTCTTAATCAGACTTCATTTGGTGACTTAAAGCACATGACCACAAAAATTGGACAGTTGTACATAACCATGGGATCGATGCTAAAACATCTTCTAA CGCATGATATAATTGGTGATGATGGCATAGAAGACCTCACACGATTGTGTACGACCTTTGAACACATTGAGAAGTTAATTTTACTTGCAGCATCTCTTCACCACAAATTCTTGCAATCCCCACACCTTGCACAAGCAATTTTCAACGATTGCTACAATTACTATCTCCCTCAAATGGGAACTGGTTCTGCACAAGGTGATACTCAGAAG GATTTTGACAAGAAGCAACAAATAAGATCACACGACAGACATGCGGTCGTCAACATGTTCCCTCCACCAACTGAAAACCAGTCGTGGAGGAAAGTTTTGAGCATGGGAAATCTCCTCAATGGCCACGAACCGATCTTGAGGGaggtaatttttttgaaacGCGATCGAGTCGAGGGAAGCTACTATGCTGCAGGTACGCCTAAAGTTTATCAACAAGATGTTGAGACATACAGAATGTATGTATGTGCAACCTCAAATGATCTTGGTGTAGCTCTTGCTGTTGCCTCTTGTGACTAA
- the LOC140982663 gene encoding uncharacterized protein isoform X4: MASTSNSKRMMEDDDEEKEFEHFDDFTLASSWERFISEIEAVCRQWKADGPKNLLIKDAVQTDILKDLYKVKSEFKYAMKSYCMEYYFHTSNNGKVIDWNQPLHDLQLSFGVKEFLVIALQSASGVVLDAPEASKLLSAVAIALSNCSCLWPAFVPVHDPSRKAYIGIQNMGTVFTRRFEADRIGSQVPIKLMHLEGLYELFISKFAYTAVDLSMHHFEVQLKMKLTYRTPVYVEEDEVQEFEAEGTESGESLKSDKHGKIQWDDDCPWSQWYTAEDPVKVWSEITAESSLDMAELENASPLEADKWFLNPNLSQNIGVSAGNTIGFASQLRLLVRALKMSLDAQFVEDFVSAAENSGSETLKSSEAVPPPTVLDRMLKNLFHEVAGAQLDFSLGEHRNSRAVKGAALESLFAQFCLHALWFGNCSKHAIAVLWMEFVREVRSCWEESQPLPRMPVNGTINLSTCLINQKLHMLAICINKKPRQDRGNDVSGSGDSDTVHEDILVPRDFSSSHDVDEGVERKKDRKHSSGVPVPMMLLKSCKSMHGPITQDPPPMTEDMHEERQQAAQVLGDSFNFSAQLEKDILASDMSAFKAANPDAVFEDFIRWHSLKDWENHVNIEHNQVSPSNANRGSTVKWPPCGRLSERMSDHGNLWRKIWNEAQPLHASEQKPLLDPNREGEKVLQYLETLKPHQLLPQIICTAFRAAADTLNQTSFGDLKHMTTKIGQLYITMGSMLKHLLTHDIIGDDGIEDLTRLCTTFEHIEKLILLAASLHHKFLQSPHLAQAIFNDCYNYYLPQMGTGSAQGDTQKDFDKKQQIRSHDRHAVVNMFPPPTENQSWRKVLSMGNLLNGHEPILREVIFLKRDRVEGSYYAAGTPKVYQQDVETYRMYVCATSNDLGVALAVASCD, translated from the exons ATGGCGTCAACCAGCAATTCAAAACGCatgatggaggatgatgatgaagaaaagga GTTTGAGCATTTTGATGACTTTACTCTCGCATCTTCATGGGAAAG GTTCATTTCTGAAATAGAAGCTGTGTGTCGACAATGGAAAGCTGATGGTCCAAAGAATCTATTG ATAAAGGATGCTGTTCAAACCGATATATTGAAGGATTTGTACAAGGTTAAATCCGAGTTCAAGTATGCTATGAAAAGCTATTGCATGGAGTACTATTTCCACACAAGCAATAATG GTAAAGTCATTGACTGGAATCAACCTTTACATGATTTGCAACTATCGTTTGGGGTGAAGGAGTTTTTG GTGATTGCTCTGCAAAGTGCAAGTGGTGTGGTTCTCGATGCACCAGAGGCTAGCAAACTTTTGAGTGCAGTTGCCATTGCTTTGTCCAATTGTTCGTG CCTGTGGCCAGCATTTGTTCCAGTTCATGATCCTTCACGCAAAGCCTATATTGGTATTCAAAATATGGGAACGGTTTTTACTAGAAGATTTGAAGCTGACCGCATTGGTAGCCAAGTTCCAATAAAGCTTATGCATTTGGAAGGATTATATGAGCTATTCATCTCTAAATTT GCCTATACTGCTGTGGACTTGTCAATGCATCATTTTGAAGTCCAATTGAAGATGAAGTTAACCTACAGAACCCCTGTATATGTTGAGGAAGACGAAGTGCAAGAATTTGAAGCCGAGGGCACAGAATCCGGTGAAAGTCTTAAGAGTGACAAACATGGGAAAATCCAATGGGATGATGATTGTCCTTGGAGTCAGTGGTACACAGCGGAGGACCCAGTCAAAG TATGGTCTGAGATAACAGCAGAAAGTTCTCTGGATATGGCTGAATTGGAAAATGCCTCTCCTTTGGAAGCTGATAAGTGGTTCTTGAATCCAAATCTTTCCCAAAATAT TGGTGTTTCGGCTGGAAACACCATTGGATTTGCATCACAGCTGCGCCTTCTGGTTAGGGCATTGAAAATGTCACTGGATGCTCAATTTGTGGAAGATTTTGTGTCAG CTGCTGAAAACTCAGGTTCTGAAACTTTGAAGTCATCAGAAGCTGTGCCTCCCCCAACAGTTCTTGATCGGATGCTAAAAAATCTATTTCATGAAG TTGCAGGAGCTCAATTAGATTTTTCTTTGGGGGAGCATAGAAATTCGCGAGCTGTTAAAGGCGCTGCTCTTGAATCGTTATTTGCACAGTTCTGTTTACATGCCCTTTGGTTTGGAAATTGTAGTAAACATG CAATAGCGGTACTCTGGATGGAGTTTGTAAGGGAGGTTCGTTCGTGTTGGGAAGAATCACAGCCACTTCCAAGAATGCCAGTCAATGGCACAATCAACTTATCTACCTGCTTGATTAATCAGAAATTGCACATG CTTGCAATATGCATCAATAAGAAACCTCGACAAGATAGAGGGAATGATGTTTCTGGAAGTGGTGATTCTGATACTGTTCAT GAAGATATTTTGGTTCCTAGGGATTTTTCTTCTTCTCACGATGTTGATGAAGGCGttgaaaggaaaaaagacaG AAAGCATTCAAGTGGAGTTCCTGTGCCTATGATGCTTTTGAAATCATGCAAGAGTATGCATGGTCCAATAACACAG GATCCACCTCCTATGACTGAAGATATGCATGAAGAACGACAACAGGCTGCTCAAGTCTTGGGTGATTCATTT AATTTCTCTGCTCAACTTGAGAAAGATATCCTGGCATCAG ATATGTCTGCATTCAAGGCTGCTAATCCAGATGCCGTCTTTGAAGATTTCATTCGGTGGCATTCACTAAAAGATTGGGAAAATCATGTTAATATTGAACACAATCAAGTGTCTCCAAGTAATGCAAATCGAGGTTCAACAGTCAAGTGGCCTCCTTGTGGAAGACTATCAGAGCGAATGTCAGATCATGGGAACTTGTGGAGAAAGATCTGGAATGAAGCTCAGCCTTTACATGCCTCCGAACAAAAGCCTCTGCTAGATCCAAATAGAGAAGGAGAAAAG GTTCTTCAATATTTGGAGACACTGAAACCGCACCAACTGCTTCCACAAATAATCTGTACTGCCTTCAGAGCAGCAGCTGACACTCTTAATCAGACTTCATTTGGTGACTTAAAGCACATGACCACAAAAATTGGACAGTTGTACATAACCATGGGATCGATGCTAAAACATCTTCTAA CGCATGATATAATTGGTGATGATGGCATAGAAGACCTCACACGATTGTGTACGACCTTTGAACACATTGAGAAGTTAATTTTACTTGCAGCATCTCTTCACCACAAATTCTTGCAATCCCCACACCTTGCACAAGCAATTTTCAACGATTGCTACAATTACTATCTCCCTCAAATGGGAACTGGTTCTGCACAAGGTGATACTCAGAAG GATTTTGACAAGAAGCAACAAATAAGATCACACGACAGACATGCGGTCGTCAACATGTTCCCTCCACCAACTGAAAACCAGTCGTGGAGGAAAGTTTTGAGCATGGGAAATCTCCTCAATGGCCACGAACCGATCTTGAGGGaggtaatttttttgaaacGCGATCGAGTCGAGGGAAGCTACTATGCTGCAGGTACGCCTAAAGTTTATCAACAAGATGTTGAGACATACAGAATGTATGTATGTGCAACCTCAAATGATCTTGGTGTAGCTCTTGCTGTTGCCTCTTGTGACTAA